A portion of the Punica granatum isolate Tunisia-2019 chromosome 7, ASM765513v2, whole genome shotgun sequence genome contains these proteins:
- the LOC116214323 gene encoding protein EARLY FLOWERING 5 encodes MKTTKGGKVMNPTDAYRKELRKKELKRNKKERKKVREVGILKKDPETLKDQIDKLEMMKADGALDKARKHKKRQLEDTLNLVLKKRKEYEEKMREKGETPVMFSHLGPLRRRTSAEEERVKHPKPEDSVYYHPTLNPTGAPPPGKPPMFKSSIGPRIPLSDSSASTSAAESSSVPGSEDASLAIPPPPPPPPPPLPDSSDTSALPVSLPLPPPPPLPPKPPVASASTSLPPPPPGPPPPPGPPPNKQISVGLPLPPPPPLPQSAQPPPPGMSGTDQERNASSLPDQSASKDTAQVSPMLPLPPPPPGLPPKPATNHSEGTSENDASNLSDKKDMGRLVPPPPPPPGPRPAVIPTLPLDVLPPGVSRFPPPPPPPNPLSAPGLAPQGAPPGIMVPPLIPRPPYGPPPGPPPMMRPPLPPGPPPTMQEGDLVPPQPPFPPKPSYVKSAAPTVVKRPLAQHTPELTAMVPASVRVRRESALPKSKPKPSVSTSVAAPCPSAPTVAKSEVTGSSSSVPKSLSIDDNYMAFLEDMKALGALDG; translated from the exons ATGAAGACGACGAAGGGAGGGAAGGTCATGAACCCTACGGATGCGTACCGCAAGGAGCTCCGGAAGAAAGAATTGAAACGG aacaaaaaggaaaggaagaaagTGAGGGAAGttggaattttgaaaaaggatCCCGAGACACTTAAGGATCAGATTGACAAGCTGGAAATGATGA AGGCTGATGGTGCTTTAGATAAAGCAAGGAAGCATAAGAAGAGGCAACTTGAAGACACACTTAACCTTGTTTTGAAGAAGAGAAAG GAATATGAAGAGAAGATGCGTGAGAAGGGTGAAACTCCTGTCATGTTCAG TCATTTAGGGCCTCTGCGCAGGCGCACTAGtgcagaagaagagagagtgaAACACCCAAAGCCTGAG GACTCCGTGTACTACCACCCCACTCTTAATCCTACTGGAGCTCCGCCACCCGGGAAGCCTCCAATGTTTAAGTCATCTATAG GACCTCGGATTCCATTATCTGATTCTTCTGCCAGTACCAGTGCTGCTGAATCATCCTCTGTTCCAGGTTCGGAGGATGCTTCTTTAGCTATtccccctcctcctccaccacctcctcctcctctcccaGATTCCAGTGATACCTCTGCTTTACCTGTATCTTTGCCTTTGCCTCCTCCCCCACCTTTGCCACCTAAGCCCCCTGTTGCCAGTGCCAGTACCTCGTTACCTCCACCACCACCAGgcccccctcctcctcctggcCCGCCTCCTAACAAACAAATATCTGTCGGGCTTCCACTTCCTCCTCCGCCACCCTTGCCTCAATCTGCTCAGCCACCTCCCCCTGGTATGAGTGGAACTGACCAAGAAAGAAATGCATCGTCATTGCCTGATCAGTCAGCCTCCAAGGACACAGCCCAG GTATCTCCCATGCTTCCTTTACCACCACCTCCTCCTGGTTTGCCACCAAAACCAGCAACTAATCACTCTGAAGGAACATCTGAGAATGACGCGAGCAACCTTTCGGACAAGAAGGATATGGGTAGGTTGGTCcccccaccaccaccacctcctgGGCCTAGACCTGCTGTAATACCAACCTTACCACTTGACGTACTACCACCAGGAGTCTCAAGATTCCCgcctccgccgccgccgcctaATCCACTATCTGCTCCTGGACTTGCCCCACAAGGAGCTCCACCTGGAATTATGGTTCCTCCTCTAATCCCGAGGCCACCATATGGCCCTCCTCCAGGGCCCCCTCCTATGATGAGACCCCCTCTTCCACCTGGTCCTCCTCCTACAATGCAAGAGGGAGACCTTGTGCCTCCTCAACCACCTTTTCCCCCTAAACCGTCGTATGTGAAATCTGCTGCCCCTACTGTTGTCAAAAGGCCACTTGCTCAGCACACTCCAGAACTTACAGCTATG GTTCCTGCATCAGTTCGGGTGAGGCGAGAGTCTGCACTCCCTAAATCGAAGCCGAAGCCATCCGTATCAACCTCGGTAGCAGCTCCCTGTCCTTCGGCTCCTACAGTAGCAAAGTCAGAAGTTACTGGCTCGTCCTCTTCAGTGCCCAAGTCTCTGAGCATTGACGACAACTACATGGCATTCTTAGAAGACATGAAAGCACTTGGTGCTTTAGATGGATGA
- the LOC116215465 gene encoding zinc finger protein BRUTUS-like At1g18910, with the protein MGGGQSPRCLTGTASTVPASQEDNGNPLSSDHLAESPILLLVFFHKAFREELALLRQLAQGSHPGAAAELRDRFRFLKLAYKYHCTAEDEVVFLALDTCVDNIACSYSLEHRSIDDRFDSLFRLVEASQGKGEDNDPNSSLFQEIMFSVGTIQASICKHMQKEEEQVFPKLMEKLPREEQSALVWQFLCSVPIVLLEDMLPWVISFLSPEEKAHVISCVMEVVPKEEPLQELVSSWLQKKNRASSTSRSSNMEKTQSLLSSFPVWHSAIRKDFEATLVELHQLRSSMSFSSLQSVIVHLKFLADVLTFYSNALDQLFYPVFTEISGGTQLPSLNQFAYKSQIESLQRLLHCKEKLNGPDSHVVDRLCGELESWATGIARFFAFHEEEVFDRIIKNCSHETQQQLLYSSIRTLPLGLLKCLITWFSTHLTDKESASVLDVTKREDYLQDKSFTSLLHEWFRVAFTGKTSLDKFRRDLQGIFRGRFYFVYEEVKEVNFRRLPEKEASSRSYLGIERPNMAYSSGINLHVHFPVKENCSRGFPSFLGEDSDALSALEGEMPIDIVYYFHKALKKDLESLVLGSFHLTEEPGMLENLQEQFRLVRLLYQVHSNAEDEIAFPALEAKGKGRNISHSYTIDHKLEVEHFDCVNSILDKMSRTTVSSVYHELGIKLQDMCRSLQQVVTDHIHHEEIEIWSLFRNSFSVAEQEKIAGSMLGRTRAEILQEMIPWLMGSLSQEEHQAMMRLWKQVTRSTMFSEWLQEWWDPDDYNVDKMEKPLVLPSTSFQTTTDPLEIISTYLSGDILKEHERNRKTILDNETTLPSFPRDNTDSRISNADHEAKDSKKGEKGSDQLTGPKSSDEENISATSQEELEAAIRRVSRDSSLDSQKKAYIIQNLLMSRWIIMNRKSESVFSEVKEIPYSSPSYRDPERLTYGCEHYKKNCKLLARCCNQLFTCRRCHDEATDHVVDRKSVTEMMCMNCLVIQPIGPTCATASCNNLSMGKYYCTICKIHDDDREIYHCPYCNLCRVGKGLGIDYFHCMNCNACMSRSLSSHICREKCFEDNCPICHEHIFTSSNPIKGLPCGHLMHSTCFQDYTCSHYTCPICSKSLGDMQVYFQMLDTLLAEEKMPDEYLGQTQVILCNDCEKRGSAPFHWLYHKCPYCGSYNTRLL; encoded by the exons ATGGGTGGTGGCCAATCCCCGAGATGCCTGACGGGCACGGCCAGTACGGTCCCAGCTTCCCAGGAGGACAATGGGAACCCTCTCTCGAGCGACCACCTCGCCGAGTCTCCAATCCTGCTACTGGTGTTCTTCCACAAGGCCTTCCGGGAGGAGCTTGCCCTGCTCCGTCAACTCGCCCAGGGCAGCCACCCTGGCGCTGCTGCAGAGCTCCGGGACAGGTTCAGGTTCCTCAAACTAGCTTACAAGTACCATTGCACCGCCGAAGATGAG GTCGTCTTTCTGGCATTAGATACGTGTGTGGATAACATAGCCTGTTCATACTCCCTGGAGCATAGAAGCATAGACGACCGTTTCGATTCTTTATTTAGGCTTGTCGAGGCTTCACAGGGGAAGGGTGAAGACAACGACCCGAATTCAAGTTTGTTTCAGGAGATTATGTTTTCTGTAGGCACCATTCAGGCATCAATCTGCAAGCACatgcaaaaggaagaagaacag GTGTTCCCGAAGCTGATGGAGAAACTTCCTCGAGAAGAGCAGAGTGCTCTCGTGTGGCAGTTCTTATGTAGTGTTCCCATTGTGCTTCTTGAAGATATGCTACCGTGGGTGATCTCATTCCTCTCCCCAGAGGAAAAGGCCCACGTCATCTCGTGCGTAATGGAAGTCGTCCCTAAAGAAGAACCGCTGCAAGAG TTGGTATCTTCTTGGCTTCAAAAGAAAAACCGAGCATCCTCAACGAGCAGATCATCAAATATGGAGAAGACGCAGAGTTTGCTCTCAAGTTTTCCGGTTTGGCACAGTGCCATACGCAAGGACTTCGAAGCAACTTTGGTGGAGCTCCATCAGCTCAGAAGCTCGATGAGTTTCTCGAGCTTGCAGTCGGTCATTGTTCATCTGAAGTTCCTTGCAGATGTCCTCACATTCTACAG TAATGCATTGGATCAGCTCTTTTATCCGGTATTCACCGAAATTTCTGGGGGCACTCAACTTCCATCTCTCAATCAGTTCGCGTACAAAAGCCAGATTGAGAGCCTGCAGAGGTTGCTTCACTGTAAGGAAAAGCTCAACGGACCAGATTCCCATGTAGTAGACAGGCTCTGTGGAGAACTTGAATCATGGGCAACAGGCATTGCCAGATTCTTTGCCTTTCATGAGGAGGAG GTGTTCGATCGGATTATCAAGAACTGCAGCCATGAGACACAGCAGCAACTTCTTTACTCGAGCATTCGGACCCTTCCACTTGGGCTGCTAAAGTGCTTGATCACTTGGTTTTCAACCCATTTGACGGACAAGGAATCTGCATCCGTTCTTGATGTCACAAAAAGAGAAGATTATTTGCAGGATAAGTCTTTTACCTCACTCCTACACGAGTGGTTTCGTGTTGCTTTTACCGGCAAGACTTCTCTTGATAAGTTCCGGAGGGACCTGCAAGGAATTTTCAGGGGGAGGTTCTATTTTGTGTATGAAGAAGTGAAGGAGGTCAACTTCAGGAGACTGCCCGAGAAGGAGGCTTCATCTCGTAGCTATCTTGGGATCGAAAGGCCCAACATGGCATATTCAAGCGGCATCAATCTGCACGTACATTTTCCTGTAAAGGAAAATTGCTCACGAGgttttccctcttttctgGGTGAGGATAGTGATGCCCTTTCTGCTCTGGAGGGGGAAATGCCGATAGACATTGTGTATTATTTCCATAAGGCGCTCAAGAAAGACTTGGAAAGCCTAGTCCTTGGCTCATTTCATTTGACTGAGGAACCAGGAATGCTTGAAAATTTACAGGAGCAGTTCCGACTTGTACGGCTTCTGTATCAAGTTCACAGCAATGCTGAGGACGAGATTGCCTTTCCTGCTTTAGAGGCAAAGGGCAAGGGCAGAAACATTAGCCATTCCTACACAATAGACCACAAACTCGAAGTAGAGCACTTCGACTGTGTAAATTCCATTCTTGATAAGATGTCTCGAACCACTGTTTCTTCAGTTTATCATGAACTTGGTATTAAGCTCCAGGACATGTGCCGGTCGTTGCAACAGGTTGTCACCGACCATATCCATCATGAGGAAATTGAGATTTGGTCCTTGTTCAGAAACAGCTTCTCGGTGGCTGAACAAGAGAAGATCGCTGGGTCCATGCTTGGGAGAACAAGAGCAGAGATTTTGCAGGAAATGATACCGTGGCTGATGGGGTCTTTATCCCAAGAAGAGCATCAAGCTATGATGAGATTGTGGAAGCAGGTCACGAGAAGCACAATGTTCAGTGAATGGCTCCAGGAATGGTGGGATCCAGACGATTACAATGTAGACAAGATGGAGAAGCCATTGGTTCTGCCTTCTACATCATTTCAGACGACCACTGATCCTCTAGAGATAATCTCGACCTATCTGTCGGGAGACATATTGAAGGAACACGAGAGAAACAGAAAAACCATTTTGGACAATGAGACCACTCTACCCAGCTTCCCTAGGGATAATACTGATTCCCGGATCAGTAATGCTGATCACGAAGCCAAAGATTCCAAAAAGGGTGAAAAAGGAAGTGATCAACTAACGGGTCCGAAGTCCTCAGACGAGGAGAATATCTCAGCGACGAGCCAAGAAGAACTCGAGGCTGCAATTAGAAGAGTGTCCCGTGACTCTTCATTGGACTCACAGAAGAAGGCATATATAATTCAAAACCTACTGATGAG CCGTTGGATCATAATGAATCGCAAGTCAGAATCAGTCTTTAGCGAAGTAAAAGAGATTCCCTACTCATCGCCTTCTTATCGCGACCCTGAGAGACTGACTTATGGATGTGAACACTACAAAAAGAACTGTAAGCTTCTTGCCCGCTGCTGCAACCAGCTTTTTACCTGCAGGCGTTGCCATGATGAGGCCACTGATCATGTAGTTGACAG GAAATCTGTCACAGAGATGATGTGCATGAATTGCCTTGTGATTCAGCCAATCGGGCCCACATGTGCCACGGCATCGTGTAACAATCTGTCAATGGGGAAATACTACTGCACAATCTGCAAGATCCATGACGACGACCG AGAAATTTACCATTGTCCGTATTGCAATCTATGCCGAGTGGGCAAAGGGCTGGGGATCGACTACTTCCACTGCATGAACTGCAACGCGTGCATGTCTAGGTCTCTCTCGTCTCATATATGTCGGGAGAAATGCTTTGAGGACAACTGTCCGATCTGCCACGAGCACATCTTCACGTCTTCCAATCCTATCAAGGGCCTTCCCTGCGGCCACTTGATGCACTCGACATGCTTCCAA GACTACACGTGCTCTCACTATACTTGCCCGATCTGCAGCAAGTCGCTCGGGGACATGCAG GTGTATTTCCAAATGCTGGATACCTTGTTGGCTGAAGAGAAAATGCCTGATGAGTATTTGGGGCAGACTCAG GTCATTCTGTGCAACGACTGCGAGAAGAGAGGAAGCGCTCCCTTTCATTGGCTTTACCACAAGTGCCCTTACTGTGGCTCGTACAACACGAGGCTACTGTGA